One Ailuropoda melanoleuca isolate Jingjing unplaced genomic scaffold, ASM200744v2 unplaced-scaffold4980, whole genome shotgun sequence genomic window, TGGTGGAAAGAAAAACCATCTCCTACAGTAACTGCATGTTGCAGGTCTTTACAATGCACTTCTTTGGAGGCGTTGAGATCTTCATTCTTACTGCCATGGCCTTTGATCGTTATGCTGCCATCTGCAAACCTCTCCACTATGTGGTTATCATGGACAGGAAAAGGTGCCATCTCCTAGTCTTAGctgctggggctggtggggccGTCCATGCCTTTCCTCTATTTTCTACCACAATTGGTTTGCCCTTCTGTGGTCCTAATGTAATTGATCACTACTTTTgtgatatttttcctttgctaaaCGTGGCCTGTACTGATACCTACATCACTGGTGTCCTTGTGGTTGCATTTTCAGGTATGATTTCCTTAGTGACCTTTATtgtcttatttgtttcttatgggATAATATTGTTCACTTTAAGAAATCTCTCAGCCGAGGGAAGACGCAAAGCCCTCTCCACCTGTTGGTCTCATATCACTGTGGTTGTCTTATTTTTTGGGCCTGTAATCTTCATCTACCTTAGACCGCCTACTACTTTTCCTGaggacaaaatatttgctctaTTTTACACCATCCTGGCTCCAATGTTCAATCCCCTAATCTATACTCTGAGAAATTCAGAGATGAAAAAAGCAATTAGGAAGTTTTGGTGCCCCTCACTATTTTCAAAGAAGCACACAGTTAATTTAAAGAAGTTTATGGGATAAgcaactctgagaaacaaaaggGAGAGATGTGAATGAAAAAGGCAGGGACTATCTGGTGAGGTTTTGTGGACCATCACTGTCCTGAGGGGAGTGAATGGAAGCAATAGGACTAAGGTGTAAAGTAATATTGAGCAAGTACTGATTCTTGCAAACCAAAATTAATTGCAAACTAAGTTAATTTTGTGGGGTATAAAGATAGTATAGATAGGGGAACcttcatgaaaaataattaagcCAAAGAAAGTAAGCCAATGTTACAATGATTAATGaattattaaaggaaatattttaatcacaCTTTATTAAACATTGGACTTAGAAGCCATACCACTCAATGACAGATATTCTTTGGTAGTTCAGAAGttgtacaaaacaaaacaaaaaccctataaTAGAAAACTGCATGAATTAATTGAAATTTCTGAGAgaatatctatcatctatctatctatctatctatcatcatctatctatctatctatcatctatctatatctatcatctatctatctatctatctatctatctatgatctatctatcatcatctatcatctatctatctaccatctatcatctatcatctatctgtctatctatctatctatctatctatctatcatctatctatctatctatcatctatctatctatatgctCTAATTCATACAGAAACTGGTTgtgcaaacaaataaatatttatagttgattatgttttaattatttatttttttaaaagattttatgtttttatttgagagagagagaatgtggctGAGGGAGCAGGAACAGCAGCACGAGTCAGGGGTggtgctggggcagagggagagggaatagcagatgcccaactgagcagggagcctggtgcagggctccaacccaggaccctggtatcacaacctgagccaaaggcaatctcttgactgagccaccctgttGCCCCAAGTGAAATCTGTTTTAATATGGCTCCTGGGGAGTCATTTCTCCTGATTTTGGATTAAAATCATTAATAAGATATATAAAGACAGAGTGAGACTCTACAGTTCAGAAAGCTGAAACACACTTTTGGCATTCCACCACTTGGCCAGACTTCAGGATCATTTCCCATAAAGTTAAAGatctttatattaaaatggaTGTGTTACTAACCCCTACCTGCCTAAAATTCATGAGCAAATGATTAGTCAGGGATCCACAACCAAAGACTTTTCTTACTACAATGAtgcacacagaaagagagaaagagagagagagagaaaactggcaaaagagaaataa contains:
- the LOC117799452 gene encoding olfactory receptor 4P4-like, producing the protein RKTISYSNCMLQVFTMHFFGGVEIFILTAMAFDRYAAICKPLHYVVIMDRKRCHLLVLAAGAGGAVHAFPLFSTTIGLPFCGPNVIDHYFCDIFPLLNVACTDTYITGVLVVAFSGMISLVTFIVLFVSYGIILFTLRNLSAEGRRKALSTCWSHITVVVLFFGPVIFIYLRPPTTFPEDKIFALFYTILAPMFNPLIYTLRNSEMKKAIRKFWCPSLFSKKHTVNLKKFMG